The following are encoded in a window of Molothrus aeneus isolate 106 chromosome W, BPBGC_Maene_1.0, whole genome shotgun sequence genomic DNA:
- the LOC136568493 gene encoding ATP synthase subunit alpha, mitochondrial-like has translation MFSTSVAASLARSLPRQAGLISRNTLGAAFVATRNLHASKTCFQKTGTAEVSSILEERILGADTSAELEETGRVLSIGDGIARVYGLRNVQAEEMVEFSSGLKGMSLNLEPDNVGVVVFGNDRLIKEGDVVKRTGAIVDVPVGEELLGRVVDALGNPIDGKGSVASKMRRRVGLKAPGIIPRISVREPMQTGIKAVDSLVPIGRGQRELIIGDRQTGKTSIAIDTIINQKRFNDGTDEKKKLYCIYVAIGQKRSTVAQLVKRLTDADAMKYTIVVSATASDAAPLQYLAPYSGCSMGEYFRDNGKHALIIYDDLSKQAVAYRQMSLLLRRPPGREAYPGDVFYLHSRLLERAAKMNDSFGGGSLTALPVIETQAGDVSAYIPTNVISITDGQIFLETELFYKGIRPAINVGLSVSRVGSAAQTRAMKQVAGTMKLELAQYREVAAFAQFGSDLDAATQQLLNRGVRLTELLKQGQYVPMAIEEQVAVIYAGVRGHLDKLEPSKITKFESAFLAHVLSQHQALLSTIRTEGKISDQTEAKLKEIVTSFLATFEA, from the exons ATGTTCTCCACCAGCGTGGCTGCCTCCCTTGCCCGCTCCCTGCCTCGGCAGGCCGGCCTG ATTTCCAGAAACACCCTGGGTGCAGCGTTTGTTGCTACAAGAAACCTCCATGCCTCCAAAACATGCTTTCAGAAAACTG GTACTGCTGAGGTATCCTCTATTCTTGAGGAACGTATTTTGGGAGCTGACACTTCTGCTGAACTTGAGGAGACTGGCCGTGTGCTCTCAATTGGTGATGGTATTGCCCGCGTGTATGGCCTAAGAAATGTCCAAGCAGAAGAAATGGTTGAATTCTCTTCTGGATTGAAG GGTATGTCCTTGAATTTGGAGCCCGACAACGTTGGTGTTGTTGTGTTTGGTAATGACAGACTGATCAAGGAGGGGGATGTTGTGAAGAGGACTGGTGCCATTGTGGATGTTCCAGTtggggaagagctgctgggCCGTGTTGTAGATGCCCTGGGTAATCCAATTGATGGGAAG gGTTCTGTTGCATCTAAGATGCGTAGGAGAGTTGGGTTAAAGGCCCCTGGGATAATTCCCAGAATCTCTGTGCGTGAACCTATGCAGACTGGGATTAAGGCTGTAGACAGCTTGGTGCCAATTGGTCGTGGCCAGCGTGAACTGATAATTGGTGACAGGCAGACCGG GAAAACTTCAATTGCAATTGACACAATAATCAACCAGAAACGTTTTAATGATGGGACAGATGAGAAGAAGAAGCTGTACTGTATCTATGTTGCAATTGGCCAGAAGAGATCTACTGTTGCTCAGCTGGTGAAGAGGCTCACTGATGCAG ATGCCATGAAGTACACTATTGTGGTGTCTGCCACAGCATCTGATGCAGCACCCCTTCAGTATCTGGCTCCCTATTCAGGCTGCTCCATGGGTGAATACTTCAGAGACAATGGAAAACATGCGTTAATCATCTATGATGACTTGTCCAAGCAG GCTGTTGCCTATCGTCAGATGTCTCTGCTGCTGCGTCGTCCACCTGGCCGTGAAGCCTACCCAGGTGATGTGTTCTACCTGCACTCTCGACTGCTGGAAAGAGCAGCCAAAATGAATGACTCCTTTGGAGGTGGCTCTCTGACCGCCTTGCCTGTCATTGAAACTCAGGCTGGTGATGTGTCTGCTTACATTCCAACCAATGTCATCTCCATCACTGATGGACAG ATCTTCTTGGAAACTGAGTTGTTCTACAAAGGTATCCGTCCAGCCATCAATGTTGGTCTGTCTGTGTCCCGTGtaggctctgctgctcagacCAGGGCTATGAAGCAG GTGGCAGGTACCATGAAGCTGGAATTGGCTCAGTATCGTGAAGTAGCTGCCTTTGCCCAATTTGGCTCTGATCTGGATGCTGCTACACAACAGCTGCTGAACCGTGGCGTACGTCTGACAGAGCTTCTCAAACAAGGACAGTATG TTCCCATGGCTATCGAGGAACAGGTTGCAGTCATCTATGCTGGTGTAAGAGGTCACTTGGACAAGCTGGAGCCCAGCAAAATTACTAAATTTGAGAGTGCTTTCCTAGCTCATGTACTGAGCCAGCACCAGGCCCTCCTATCCACAATCAG GACTGAAGGGAAGATCTCTGACCAGACAGAAGCTAAGTTGAAGGAAATAGTCACAAGTTTCCTGGCTACTTTTGAGGCATAA